A window of the Lactuca sativa cultivar Salinas chromosome 5, Lsat_Salinas_v11, whole genome shotgun sequence genome harbors these coding sequences:
- the LOC111918686 gene encoding uncharacterized protein LOC111918686, with product MASSYSISSSLNRSSKKSTVNDPKTCDCGFPARILTSTTPKNPGRHFMVCNEGKCKYWKWLDVELVQMPLMEVVEGMKAELVALKTEVEKVKEDMEQMKKEKYSDAIAMKEKLYKFTIGFLFLIIVYMMK from the exons ATGGCTTCCTCCTACAGCATCTCATCCTCCCTCAATCGATCAAGCAAGAAATCCACAGTGAATGATCCAAAAACTTGTGATTGTGGGTTCCCTGCACGTATTCTAACATCAACAACACCAAAGAATCCAGGGAGGCATTTCATGGTGTGCAATGAG GGTAAATGCAAATATTGGAAATGGTTGGATGTAGAACTTGTACAGATGCCTCTGATGGAAGTGGTGGAGGGAATGAAAGCTGAATTAGTAGCATTGAAGACCGAAGTAGAGAAGGTGAAGGAAGACATGGAACAGATGAAGAAGGAAAAGTACTCTGATGCCATTGCAATGAAGGAGAAACTATATAAGTTTACCATTGGATTTCTTTTTCTGATCATCGTGTATATGATGAAATGA